In the Neomonachus schauinslandi chromosome 13, ASM220157v2, whole genome shotgun sequence genome, one interval contains:
- the SPIN1 gene encoding spindlin-1, whose protein sequence is MKTPFGKTPGQRSRADAGHAGVSASMMKKRTSHKKHRSSVGPSKPVSQPRRNIVGCRIQHGWKEGSGPVTQWKGTVLDQVPVNPSLYLIKYDGFDCVYGLELNKDERVSALEVLPDRVATSRISDAHLADTMIGKAVEHMFETEDGSKDEWRGMVLARAPIMNTWFYITYEKDPVLYMYQLLDDYKEGDLRIMPDSNDSPPAEREPGEVVDSLVGKQVEYAKEDGSKRTGMVIHQVEAKPSVYFIKFDDDFHIYVYDLVKTS, encoded by the exons ATGAAGACCCCATTCGGGAAGACACCTGGCCAGCGGTCCAGAGCGGATGCAG GCCATGCTGGTGTGTCTGCAAGCATGATGAAGAAAAGGACTTCCCACAA AAAACATCGGAGCAGTGTGGGGCCGAGCAAACCTGTTTCCCAGCCCCGGCGGAACATCGTAGGCTGCAGGATTCAGCATGGGTGGAAGGAGGGGAGTGGCCCTGTCACCCAGTGGAAAGGAACCGTTCTGGACCAGGTGCCTGTAAATCCTTCTTTGTATCTTATAAAATACGATGGATTTGACTGTGTTTATGGACTAGAACTTAATAAAGATGAAAGAGTTTCTGCGCTCGAAGTCCTCCCTGATAGAGTTG CGACCTCTCGAATCAGCGATGCACACCTGGCCGACACGATGATCGGCAAGGCGGTAGAGCACATGTTTGAGACGGAGGACGGCTCCAAGGATGAGTGGAGGGGGATGGTCCTAGCACGTGCCCCCATCATGAACACATGGTTCTACATCACCTACGAGAAGGACCCTGTCTTGTACATGTACCAGCTCTTAGATGATTATAAAGAAGGCGACCTTCGCATTATGCCCGATTCTA ATGATTCTCCTCCAGCAGAAAGGGAACCGGGAGAAGTTGTGGACAGCCTGGTAGGCAAACAGGTGGAATATGCCAAAGAGGACGGCTCTAAAAGGACTGGCATGGTCATTCATCAAGTGGAGGCCAAACCGTCTGTCTATTTCATCAAGTTTGATGACGATTTCCATATTTATGTCTACGATTTGGTGAAAACATCCTAG